TGAAAACGCACCGGACCTTCAACCTGGCAAGGTATGTTAAATCGATTGGTATCGGAGCCGGTTTGATAAATCGTATATTTCTGGATGGTGTCCCAATCCAACGGCTCGGGAGAAAGTGCCCGCGGCTCCAGTTCGACAATCCACGTCTTCTCGCACACAGATGGATACTCACTTTCCCCCGGAAGCCAGGCACTGCCTTTGGCTTTGAGGGTCACCCGGAGCGGGTAGCGATCGAAATCGGGATCTCCAGCTTCGAGAGTCGCATCACCGGCCACATACACGACCTCGAAGGCCTCGTTCGGAGCACACGATCCTGCCAGCACCGTACCCACACCGGGCCAACCTGGGGAAAACATCTTGGCGAAAGCGATTGATAGTCCAGACTCAGCCGCTGCTTCCGCCTTCTCCCTCAGCTGCCCGTTGCGGACAATTCGATAATGGATACTCATCACACAAAGGGCACTGTATCCCAGGGCCAGAGCGCTGATAACGGTCAACAGGACAACAAGAAGAATAAATCCTTCTCTTTGTGAATGGTCACAGTTCGAATAGTGATTAACCATCATCATTTCGACTTCTCACTGGATAACTCTAGCGTCTTTGCGCAGAGAGTAGTAGAAGGCAAGCGATCCTATAAAAGTCCGACAATATGGTGCCTCAAACTCAGTAGTACTCGGCGACGGTGCGAGTTGAATCTCCACGCGGATCCTCACCCTCCGTTGTCCTCTATCGGGTGCAAATAGACCCTGCGGCCAGGAAAGACCTTTCCAACTGAGTGAGCTGCTTTTCCACTCCTCCATAGAAGGAGCCATTTCTAGGTAAAATCGAATAGCTCCCAATTTTTCAGATCCAAAGCTGAAGTATCGTAACCTGTTGGTTAGAAGAATACTCGGCAACGCGGAATTGGTGCGAATCTGTGCCACGAGGGAACGCCATCCTGTAACGTCTTCCAGGGCTGGCGCCACTGCCTGGGAATCTGGTAGTGTGTATTCCCGCAATTCATTGGCAGCCTGCCCTGCTGGCATAAAGAATACCAACTCCTTCAGTCGCGGTCGGCCGACCGGATCGATGGGCTTCCCGTCAATTGGCGTCCAAACCACGAGCGTTTCTGGAAAGGTAAAACCCTCCGCAGTGCGGGAAACTACAATCGCGCCAGGAAATTGTTCATTTGCATAACAACGACGAATCGCGCGATCGATCCTCCGCGTAACGGTTTTCCAAACCTGGACGTCCTCAATCGCTGTGTTTGCGGTCTGAAATGTGTCCTCCGCCACCTTGGCCAGCGTTACCACCCCCGCAATGAGTACGCCGGTGATCGCCATAGCGAGGAGCATTTCGACCAGGGTGAGGGCGTTACGGCGGTGTTCAGTCAGAATACTCTTGAAACATATTACGAAAAACAAACGTTTAATCATAATCATGGAAGGACATACAAAAGGATGTGAAATACGAGAATAACTTAGTTCACCACGTCTCGGTCGGCGCGTGACCAACGACGCGAACGACGGTGGCCATGGGGCGAAGCTGGCCCGAGCGAGTTTTCCAGTACACGGTCACTTCGATCCGCCGATAGTCGCTCACCGAACTTCCAGAAAGCGGCTGAGCGAAATTTGTGCTGGAGACGTATTGAACCTTGACTTCCCGCCGAAAGTTTTCCAAACTGGATGCCATCGCCGGGGATGGTCGCTGACCATTGTCGCCTTCCTTGCCCAATAGCCTTCCCCACTTATCGTGAGGTGGCTCGTCGACAAGACCCGCGTAGTCGTCAATGTCGTCAAACAACGACCGATTGCCGGTGGCCTTTTCCGAGGGACTCGGCCCCAACGCGGCATACGGCGATAACCCTGGCTCGCAATAACGACAGTTGAGAATTTCGTCCATGAGGTCATGGGCCAACCCTTCGGCAGCCTCACGAACGACCAGTTCCTCGCTATTTTGCATAACTACTCCTAAAGCGAGCGCAACAGCAGCGGTGACTGTCGCCAAAAGCGCTACAGCCACCAACACTTCGACGAGCGTGAACCCTGCATTGGGCGTGCGGAGTTTCATTTCTTACCTGTCCACTCGCGCGATGCCTTGCCCTTGCGCCATCAAAAGTGGGGTTATCAAGGTGGGAGAGCGGTTCCTCTTGTCAAATATAAGCCGAAAACAATACCACCGGGCAACTTTCAAGAAACTGCCCAAATTGTCTTTGAGTTTATTGCCCGTCACACAAAATCGGGAGTAAACACGGTCGCTCGGTCTGGCAACAGGCCCCCCAGCCATCGGCCACCCGTTCGCCGACCGATGATTCTTTTGATTTTGCTAGCAACACTTCCGATGATATTTTTGACGGACTGTCAGGCTGGTATGCCAAGGCTGCGATAATCTGTATAATTCGAAGCGAGTTTGCGGACGTCAGCGGAACACTGGACCTTTTGGGGAAGGCCCTATTCCCCGATGGATGAGACAAGAAAGGATGAGAATGATGAAGTTGCGGAAAGTGATAGCTGTAATGGCCGTGCTCGTAGCGTGCACGGCGACGGTGGCGAGTCTCGCCGGGGAACGATTGAGATACGTGCGCGGAACCGGCTTATCCGGGCTGGGAAACCCGGCCTGCGGTCGCGACAACGTGTGTTGCCCGATTTGCGGCTGTGCTCAGTGTGCCGGCCATCCCTGGCATGTTGCGCCGCGCGATCCGCGAATCGGCTGGGGCTGGGGTGGGCACGGTCACGGTAGCGGCGCTTATATTCAGCCAGGTCCCCCAACGGCTGCCATCACGTATCCCTACTATACGGTTCGTGGTCCCAGAGATTTCCTGCAGCGCAATCCGACCCCAATCGGTCCATGACCAACGCAATACTTGGGAGTGATCACTCTTAAGAGAACACGCAACTGGCCAATGATATCGCGGCTCGGTTAATCCGTGCTTGTATCAGGCGTGATCTACCATCAGCCGGCTTGGCGCTTGTGCCGCAATGCGCCGCGCCATGCTGAGTTGAATCGCAAGTGGGCAACGAATTGCGGATTATGGCGACCGCTCCTTCAGGGCGGTCTTTTTTTTAGTCACGTCACAAGCCAGGGAAGAACGAGTTGGGCACCTCCTAAAATGAGCAGAAAACCGCTTAGATCAGTAATTGTTGTCAGGATTGGCCCGGACGCCAGGGCGGGATCAATCCCAATTCGCGCAAGTCCCAGCGGCATGGCCGCACCCAACAGAGCTCCCACCACTGTATTGAGTGCCAATGCACTTCCCACCAGCACGCCCAAACAAACGTTTCCTTGCCATATCCAGCCAACCGCTGCCAACAGAAATCCAACGACTAAGCCGTTTACAAGGCTAAGCGGAAGCTCGGCCTTAA
This is a stretch of genomic DNA from Thermogutta terrifontis. It encodes these proteins:
- a CDS encoding PilW family protein, coding for MIMIKRLFFVICFKSILTEHRRNALTLVEMLLAMAITGVLIAGVVTLAKVAEDTFQTANTAIEDVQVWKTVTRRIDRAIRRCYANEQFPGAIVVSRTAEGFTFPETLVVWTPIDGKPIDPVGRPRLKELVFFMPAGQAANELREYTLPDSQAVAPALEDVTGWRSLVAQIRTNSALPSILLTNRLRYFSFGSEKLGAIRFYLEMAPSMEEWKSSSLSWKGLSWPQGLFAPDRGQRRVRIRVEIQLAPSPSTTEFEAPYCRTFIGSLAFYYSLRKDARVIQ
- a CDS encoding prepilin-type N-terminal cleavage/methylation domain-containing protein → MKLRTPNAGFTLVEVLVAVALLATVTAAVALALGVVMQNSEELVVREAAEGLAHDLMDEILNCRYCEPGLSPYAALGPSPSEKATGNRSLFDDIDDYAGLVDEPPHDKWGRLLGKEGDNGQRPSPAMASSLENFRREVKVQYVSSTNFAQPLSGSSVSDYRRIEVTVYWKTRSGQLRPMATVVRVVGHAPTETW